A stretch of DNA from Deltaproteobacteria bacterium:
CCTCCTTCTTCACGATCCGGCACTTGGGGGGAAAGATGCTCGACACCTGGACCAGGTTGAATTTCTGGATCCCGGCGTCGCGGAGCGCGAGCTCGAACGAGGTCAGCTGCTCCCGGTGGCGGCCGACCCCCTTGGTGAAAAAGACCTTCGTCGGAACGGACATGGGCGGCTTCTCCTTGCCTACTTTTCGGACTGGCGGGCGACGAGCCAACCCATCAGCCGGTAGCACAGGCGCGCGGCGAGGTAGTCCGGGGCCCCCATGCCGGCGATCGGGGCGAGCTCCATGATGTCGAACCCGACCACGTTGCGGTTCGCCCGCATCACGTCCCGCAGGATGTCGATCACCTCGAACCATGTGAGCCCCCCCGGTTCCGGGGTGACGACGGCGGGCATGATGCCGGGGTCGAAGACGTCCAGGTCGATGGTGATGTACACGTTTTCGGACAGCGAGCTGACGATCCCCTTCGTCACGTCGGCCACGTTGTCGCGCACCTCGGAGGCGTAGAAGGTCTTCACCTCCTCCGCCTTCTTGAGGTACCGGTCCTCCTCCTCGGACATGCTCCGGATGCCGACCTGGACGAGCTTCGCGCCGAGGTCGACGATCCTGCGGCCCACGCAGGCGTGGTTGTGCGGGGAACCGAGATACTCGTCCCGCAGGTCCGCGTGGGCGTCGAACTGGAGCACGGTCAGCTCGCCGTGCTTCTTCCGCAGCGCGGCGACCGCCGCGGAGGTGCCGGAGTGCTCTCCCCCCAGCAGCACGGGGATCTTGCCGGCCTTCGCCGTCGCCTTGACGCGGCTCTCCACTTCCTTCAGCGCGGCCGACGGGCCGCCCGTCGTCGCCGGGATCTCGGTGGTGACGAAGATCCCCGCCCGGTACGGCTCGATCTTGTTCTCCTCGTCGAACAGCTCCATGTGGGAGGAGGCGTCCAGGATCGCGCGGGGGCCGTTGCGCGTCCCCGCCATGTACGTCGTCGTGATGTCCACCGGGAACGGGATGACGGCGAAGGTCGCCTCCTTCCAGGACGCGTACCTGCCGGAGATCCCGCCGAATGTGACCGAGTATGGGATCACGTTGAAACCTCCTTTAAAGTTGAGGCCGTTCGACGGATTCTACCGCGGGGGTGTTCCGCCGCACAATACCGGACGTCCCGCCCTCCCGGCGTCCCGAAGGAGGAGGCGCACCGACCGGGTCCCCCGGAACACGTTTTCCTGCAGCGCGAACAGGAGGTCGGATCGCCCGGACCCGTCGGCGGGGATGGCATCGCGGTGGAACGCGACCCCTTCGACCCGTCCGCCGTTCCCTTCCGCCTCGAACCGGAGGTGCTGCCCCGCCCCGCCGATGCGGGAAGCCTTCGTGACGCGGGCGTTCCGGAGCAGGAAGAGCGGCTCGCGGTTCCCGACTCCGAAGGGGCGCATCCGCTCGAGGTCGGCGATCAGTTCCGGCCCGATTTCGCCGATCCCGATCTCCGCGTCGATCGCGCGGCGCAGGACGAAGGGGGAGACCTCCGCGTGGCGCGCCGCGATGACGGACAGCTCGCTCCGGAAACGACCGAGATTCCGCGAGTCGAGCGCGACCCCGGCCGCCTGGGCGTGTCCCCCGAACCGGGTGAGCAGCGGAGAGAGCTCCGCAAGGGCCTTCACGATGGAGAAGCCGTCGACGCTCCGGCACGACCCCGTCGCGGCGCCGTCCTCCTCCCGCAGCATCACGACCGGCCGGCCGTACCGCTCCAGGATCTTCGACGCCACGATCCCGAGCACGCCCTGGTGCCACGACGGATGGGAAAGGACGATCGCCGCGGGAACCGTCCCCGACGCCTCGATCCCCGCCACGGCCTCCGCGAGGATCCGCTCCTCCTCCCTCTGCCGCCTCCCGTTGTCGTGGGAGAGCTCGCGCGCGATCCGGGTCGCCTCCGCGCCGTCCGGGGACACGAGGATCCGCGAACTCCTCGAGGCGTCCCCCATCCTTCCGGCGGCGTTCAGGCGGGGTCCGACCCGAAACCCCAGGTCCGCCTCCGTCGCGTCCGCGGGGGAGATTCCGGCCGCGGAGAAGAGCGCGTCGATCCCGGGCCGGGGGTCCTTCCGGATTTCGCGGATCCCCTCCCGCACCAGGAGCCGGTTCGCGCCCAGCAACGGCGCCATGTCCGCCACCGTGCCGAGCGCGACCAAATCCAGGTAGCCGCGCATCCGGATCTCCTCGCGCCGTTCGAAGAATCCGCGCTCCCGAAGGACTTTTCGGACGGCGCACAGGAGCAGGAACGCCACCCCGACGCCGGCCGCCTCCTTTTCCGGAAAGGCGCAGTCGCGCCGCCGGGGGTTGACCACGGCGACCGCGTCGGGAAGGACGTCCCCGGGGAGGTGGTGGTCGGTGACGATGACCTCCACGCCCGCCTCGGACGCCTCCCGGACGGGTCCGACGTCGGATATCCCGAGGTCCACGGTGACCACGAGCCGGAATCCGTCCCGCGCCGCATCGGCCACGACGCGCGCCTGGAGGCCGTATCCTTCCCGGAGGCGGTCGTTCTGGTGGATCCGGACCGGGAGATCCGGGAAAGCCTCCCGCAGGAACAGGAAGACGCACGCGGCCCCCGTGGCGCCGTCGGCGTCGTAATCCGCGTAGATCAGCACGGGTTC
This window harbors:
- the speB gene encoding agmatinase, which encodes MIPYSVTFGGISGRYASWKEATFAVIPFPVDITTTYMAGTRNGPRAILDASSHMELFDEENKIEPYRAGIFVTTEIPATTGGPSAALKEVESRVKATAKAGKIPVLLGGEHSGTSAAVAALRKKHGELTVLQFDAHADLRDEYLGSPHNHACVGRRIVDLGAKLVQVGIRSMSEEEDRYLKKAEEVKTFYASEVRDNVADVTKGIVSSLSENVYITIDLDVFDPGIMPAVVTPEPGGLTWFEVIDILRDVMRANRNVVGFDIMELAPIAGMGAPDYLAARLCYRLMGWLVARQSEK
- the recJ gene encoding single-stranded-DNA-specific exonuclease RecJ, whose product is MRGPVEREWNLLAPDPALVRELSSSLGLTLAAASVLANRGISDLRDAERFLHGTLSDLPDPSLLKDAGKAADRLVAAGARGEPVLIYADYDADGATGAACVFLFLREAFPDLPVRIHQNDRLREGYGLQARVVADAARDGFRLVVTVDLGISDVGPVREASEAGVEVIVTDHHLPGDVLPDAVAVVNPRRRDCAFPEKEAAGVGVAFLLLCAVRKVLRERGFFERREEIRMRGYLDLVALGTVADMAPLLGANRLLVREGIREIRKDPRPGIDALFSAAGISPADATEADLGFRVGPRLNAAGRMGDASRSSRILVSPDGAEATRIARELSHDNGRRQREEERILAEAVAGIEASGTVPAAIVLSHPSWHQGVLGIVASKILERYGRPVVMLREEDGAATGSCRSVDGFSIVKALAELSPLLTRFGGHAQAAGVALDSRNLGRFRSELSVIAARHAEVSPFVLRRAIDAEIGIGEIGPELIADLERMRPFGVGNREPLFLLRNARVTKASRIGGAGQHLRFEAEGNGGRVEGVAFHRDAIPADGSGRSDLLFALQENVFRGTRSVRLLLRDAGRAGRPVLCGGTPPR